A single region of the Nocardioides sp. W7 genome encodes:
- a CDS encoding DUF1214 domain-containing protein, which translates to MAAGTTGTGMRELAARAWVWGMPWVEAAHLRVRRTLPDDPFAPRIETSPGAALNNLGRQRRTSDPRYRVGVGVNSDTLYTSAWLDLAEEPFVLEVPRVEKRYYSFQVGHADSSSEVAFGSRTHGETMPPVFLCSSRYDGEVPAGMLAVRTTTRYVNLPGRILVDPTSDDDHRRVHEIQDGVRLRPLSKYLAGEDGPNPVPAQRRLDPAAGSDPRLAFLHKLFAVVTEEHLTATEQAHWAALAPLGLRGDALDESALSEAHREAVAAGLVDGQEQVAARARKLGTQTGGWTVNYAGPRFGDDPLLRAGVARDQIFVTVPEEGLYPLGKIDADGAPLDGRHAYRIHFPAGQLPPVDAFWSVTMYDAEGFLVANEREAYSLGDRTPGVVADDGSATLVLGHQPQEGSWLPAPDGPFYLMLRLFAPKPEVLDGSWLPAPIERLA; encoded by the coding sequence GTGGCCGCCGGCACGACCGGGACCGGGATGCGCGAGCTCGCCGCCCGGGCCTGGGTCTGGGGCATGCCGTGGGTGGAGGCGGCGCACCTGCGGGTGCGCCGCACCCTCCCCGACGACCCGTTCGCCCCGCGGATCGAGACCTCGCCGGGCGCGGCGCTCAACAACCTCGGCCGACAGCGACGCACCTCCGACCCCCGCTACCGGGTCGGCGTGGGGGTCAACAGCGACACCCTCTACACCTCTGCGTGGCTCGACCTCGCCGAGGAGCCGTTCGTGCTCGAGGTGCCACGGGTCGAGAAGCGCTACTACTCCTTCCAGGTCGGGCACGCCGACAGCTCCAGCGAGGTCGCCTTCGGCTCCCGCACCCACGGCGAGACGATGCCGCCGGTCTTCCTGTGCTCCTCGCGGTACGACGGGGAGGTGCCGGCGGGCATGCTCGCGGTCCGCACCACCACGCGCTACGTGAACCTGCCCGGCCGCATCCTGGTCGACCCGACCAGCGACGACGACCACAGGCGGGTGCACGAGATCCAGGACGGCGTCCGGTTGCGGCCGCTGTCGAAGTACCTCGCCGGCGAGGACGGTCCCAACCCGGTGCCGGCTCAGCGTCGGCTGGACCCGGCGGCCGGCTCCGACCCACGGCTGGCGTTCCTCCACAAGCTCTTCGCGGTCGTCACCGAGGAGCACCTGACCGCCACCGAGCAGGCGCACTGGGCGGCCCTCGCACCCCTGGGCCTGCGGGGCGACGCCCTGGACGAGTCTGCGCTCTCCGAGGCTCATCGTGAGGCGGTCGCAGCCGGTCTGGTCGACGGCCAGGAGCAGGTCGCCGCGCGCGCCCGGAAGCTCGGCACCCAGACGGGCGGCTGGACCGTGAACTACGCCGGACCCCGGTTCGGCGACGACCCGCTCCTGCGCGCCGGGGTCGCCCGCGACCAGATCTTCGTCACCGTGCCGGAGGAGGGCCTCTACCCGCTCGGCAAGATCGACGCCGACGGCGCGCCGCTGGACGGGCGGCACGCCTACCGGATCCACTTCCCCGCGGGGCAGCTGCCGCCCGTCGACGCGTTCTGGTCGGTGACGATGTACGACGCGGAGGGGTTCCTCGTGGCCAACGAGCGCGAGGCCTACTCGCTCGGCGACCGGACGCCCGGGGTCGTCGCGGACGACGGGTCGGCCACCCTCGTGCTCGGCCACCAGCCGCAGGAGGGAAGCTGGCTGCCAGCGCCCGACGGGCCCTTCTACCTGATGCTCCGGCTGTTCGCCCCGAAGCCGGAGGTGCTGGACGGCTCCTGGCTGCCCGCACCGATCGAGAGGCTCGCATGA
- a CDS encoding DUF1254 domain-containing protein, with protein MSVSTWPSAFGQYPDPPRPSYATTDVGLLQAPVVDDVLPADGPELDALTRSLVRDAVVYGLPVVLQYEHLLHLALDPEHPSYVGFNTLRHEDAPAGPGYPGFKTPNADTLYSSAWLDLTGGPVELDVPAMGARYYTAHFLDLFSNAVNLSTRTLGPDGGRAWLATTDWDGEVPEGTRVLRVATPYLWLLLRVFVRDADDLPTARALQRLVTLRPLAASTGAEADDDAWPILSGPAEELGAEEFLTVLDHCLRHSPHPVQEDALVHHLTAIGLGARRPFDCDAWSESRRDAMRQGYDDAFALVRSVLTRRGIPAGDAGWRTLRSGTYGFNYLHRAATSYQGLGATVREESGPYTTFVDGSGEALDGSRAYVLRLDPPPPVDAFWSISAYDVQTRELVENPAERYSVNDHSRGLVCGDDGSVELRLTSRAGADPAPNVLPVPPGRFYLVLRAYLGGEAVLDGSWTPPPVLPVDDLDTDGDTR; from the coding sequence ATGAGCGTCTCCACCTGGCCGTCCGCCTTCGGCCAATACCCGGACCCACCGCGTCCGAGCTATGCGACCACCGACGTCGGGCTGCTCCAGGCCCCGGTTGTCGACGACGTGCTCCCCGCCGACGGTCCAGAGCTCGACGCGCTGACCCGGTCGCTGGTACGCGACGCGGTGGTCTACGGATTGCCGGTGGTCCTGCAGTACGAGCACCTGCTCCACCTGGCGCTGGACCCCGAGCACCCGTCGTACGTCGGCTTCAACACCCTGCGCCACGAGGACGCGCCGGCGGGTCCGGGCTACCCGGGCTTCAAGACGCCGAACGCCGACACCCTGTACTCCAGCGCCTGGCTGGACCTGACCGGCGGCCCGGTCGAGCTCGACGTCCCGGCGATGGGCGCGCGCTACTACACCGCGCACTTCCTCGACCTGTTCAGCAACGCCGTCAACCTCAGCACCCGCACCCTCGGTCCGGACGGCGGGCGGGCATGGCTCGCCACCACCGACTGGGACGGCGAGGTGCCCGAGGGCACCCGGGTGCTGCGGGTGGCCACGCCGTACCTGTGGCTGCTGCTGCGGGTTTTCGTCCGCGACGCCGACGACCTGCCGACCGCCCGGGCACTGCAGCGCCTGGTGACCCTGAGGCCCCTCGCCGCCTCCACCGGTGCCGAGGCCGACGACGACGCGTGGCCGATCCTCTCCGGGCCGGCCGAGGAGTTGGGCGCCGAGGAGTTCCTCACCGTGCTCGACCACTGCCTGCGACACTCCCCGCACCCCGTGCAGGAGGACGCGCTGGTCCACCACCTCACCGCGATCGGGCTCGGCGCGCGCCGCCCGTTCGACTGCGACGCCTGGAGCGAGTCGCGGCGCGACGCGATGCGCCAGGGGTACGACGACGCATTCGCCCTCGTGCGCTCGGTGCTGACGCGCCGCGGGATCCCCGCCGGGGACGCCGGCTGGCGCACCCTGCGGTCCGGCACCTACGGCTTCAACTACCTGCACCGCGCCGCCACCAGCTACCAGGGGCTGGGTGCCACGGTCCGTGAGGAGAGCGGGCCCTACACGACCTTCGTGGACGGCTCCGGCGAGGCGCTGGACGGCAGCCGAGCCTACGTGCTGCGGCTGGACCCCCCGCCCCCGGTGGACGCCTTCTGGTCGATCTCGGCGTACGACGTCCAGACCCGCGAGCTGGTCGAGAATCCGGCGGAGCGGTACTCCGTCAACGACCACTCCCGCGGGCTGGTGTGCGGCGACGACGGGTCGGTGGAGCTGCGCCTGACCAGCCGGGCGGGGGCAGACCCCGCGCCGAACGTGCTGCCCGTCCCGCCGGGGCGGTTCTACCTGGTGCTACGCGCCTACCTCGGCGGCGAGGCGGTACTCGACGGCAGTTGGACACCGCCGCCCGTGTTGCCGGTGGACGACCTCGACACGGACGGAGACACGCGATGA
- a CDS encoding zinc-binding dehydrogenase gives MKAWQFHGTGEPLVLTDVAEPTAGPGEVVVDIHAAGLCHTDVGILHDPVWAPGLAEPPFTLGHELAGTISEVGEGVTGWTVGHRVGVSPAGTTRPGLGRDGGYSYRCIAHPADLVPMPEGLSFELAAMGTDAGRAPYRAVVVRGEVQAGQKVGIIGLGGLGQIGARIAVLKGAEVYVAEVKESLWPLAEELGARGVARSITEFADQELDLVVDFAGFGSTTADAIETVKTFGRVVQVGMGVLESTISTNTLIMKQVTLMGSRGGTVQDIAAVYDMFTSGLLAPELTPITFDDIPDALDRLHRGEAVGRYVAVMR, from the coding sequence ATGAAGGCCTGGCAGTTCCACGGAACCGGCGAACCGCTCGTGCTCACCGACGTCGCGGAGCCGACCGCCGGCCCCGGGGAGGTCGTCGTCGACATCCACGCCGCCGGGCTCTGCCACACAGACGTCGGGATCCTGCACGACCCGGTCTGGGCGCCCGGGCTCGCGGAGCCACCCTTCACCCTCGGCCACGAGCTGGCCGGGACGATCAGCGAGGTCGGTGAGGGCGTGACGGGCTGGACGGTCGGCCACCGGGTCGGGGTCTCCCCCGCCGGCACCACCCGCCCTGGCCTGGGCCGCGACGGCGGCTACTCCTACCGGTGCATCGCCCACCCGGCCGACCTGGTGCCGATGCCCGAGGGCCTGTCGTTCGAGCTGGCCGCCATGGGCACCGACGCCGGACGCGCGCCGTACCGGGCCGTGGTCGTGAGGGGCGAGGTCCAGGCCGGGCAGAAGGTCGGCATCATCGGCCTCGGCGGGCTGGGGCAGATCGGCGCGCGGATCGCGGTACTCAAGGGCGCCGAGGTCTACGTCGCGGAGGTCAAGGAGTCCCTGTGGCCACTGGCCGAGGAGCTCGGCGCCAGGGGGGTGGCCAGGTCGATCACCGAGTTCGCCGACCAGGAGCTCGACCTGGTCGTCGACTTCGCCGGCTTCGGCTCGACCACCGCCGACGCGATCGAGACCGTGAAGACCTTCGGCCGGGTCGTCCAGGTCGGTATGGGCGTGCTGGAGTCGACCATCTCGACCAACACCCTGATCATGAAGCAGGTCACGCTGATGGGGTCGCGCGGCGGTACGGTCCAGGACATCGCAGCCGTCTACGACATGTTCACCTCGGGTCTCCTGGCCCCCGAGCTCACGCCCATCACCTTCGACGACATCCCCGACGCACTCGACCGGCTGCACCGGGGCGAGGCGGTGGGTAGGTACGTCGCAGTCATGCGTTGA
- the dctP gene encoding TRAP transporter substrate-binding protein DctP has translation MKNRPNRLVRGALAAAAFSLAVTACAEDSGSGTTSAGGESIEYGAEKSEYVDALADMDPVELVIQSTGPKDSATGRRFEDYAEAVDEWSGGKITFEFIYSNAAAGPTETHEAIADGRIDIGSVMPSLIPDEFPVSNNLWNLSHLGRQTPVDSMLQWHGIIFELATLTDEIDTEYEDHGMKLLLPGFGSGAYMPYCGEESTSLEDLKNNGVASQSRHQNAQAEALGMKPSSIAYTEMFESLERGVVDCAITTVTGAALGGYIESVPYPVFDPEVGFNSPGGSIAMSIDKWNDLPLPAQQLMIDRLDVLMQANFEGAWDNAAAATQQVLDAGGEFLSFDEDAKAALVETNEELEAEVANSDALGDGEAFLEAAKEAEARWAETVAGLDIKGLDTSYEEFPEWHANGVPDLQPYFDVLWEDVVADRRPS, from the coding sequence GTGAAGAACCGACCCAACCGCCTGGTCCGCGGGGCCCTGGCGGCCGCGGCATTCTCCCTGGCCGTGACTGCGTGCGCCGAGGACTCGGGCTCCGGCACGACCAGCGCCGGCGGCGAGAGCATCGAGTACGGGGCCGAGAAGAGCGAGTACGTGGACGCGCTGGCCGACATGGACCCGGTCGAGCTCGTCATCCAGTCCACGGGTCCCAAGGACTCCGCCACCGGCCGCCGGTTCGAGGACTATGCCGAGGCCGTCGACGAGTGGTCCGGGGGCAAGATCACTTTCGAGTTCATCTACTCCAACGCTGCCGCGGGCCCGACCGAGACCCACGAGGCGATCGCCGACGGGCGGATCGACATCGGCTCGGTCATGCCGTCGCTGATCCCCGACGAGTTCCCCGTCTCCAACAACCTGTGGAACCTCAGCCACCTGGGTCGCCAGACGCCGGTCGACTCCATGCTCCAGTGGCACGGCATCATCTTCGAGCTCGCCACGCTGACCGACGAGATCGACACGGAGTACGAGGACCACGGCATGAAGCTGTTGCTGCCGGGCTTCGGCTCGGGTGCCTACATGCCCTACTGCGGTGAGGAGTCCACGTCGCTCGAGGACCTGAAGAACAACGGTGTGGCGAGTCAGAGCCGCCACCAGAACGCGCAGGCCGAGGCACTGGGGATGAAGCCGTCCTCGATCGCCTACACCGAGATGTTCGAGAGCCTCGAGCGCGGCGTCGTCGACTGCGCGATCACCACCGTGACCGGCGCCGCGCTGGGCGGCTACATCGAGTCGGTGCCCTACCCGGTCTTCGACCCCGAGGTCGGCTTCAACAGCCCCGGTGGCTCCATCGCGATGAGCATCGACAAGTGGAACGACCTGCCGCTCCCGGCCCAGCAGCTGATGATCGACCGGCTCGACGTGCTGATGCAGGCGAACTTCGAAGGTGCCTGGGACAACGCCGCCGCGGCGACGCAGCAGGTGCTCGACGCGGGCGGGGAGTTCCTGAGCTTCGACGAGGACGCCAAGGCGGCCCTCGTCGAGACCAACGAGGAGCTGGAGGCCGAGGTCGCGAACAGCGACGCGCTCGGTGACGGCGAGGCGTTCCTGGAGGCCGCGAAGGAAGCGGAGGCCCGTTGGGCCGAGACCGTCGCCGGCCTCGACATCAAGGGCCTGGACACCTCCTACGAGGAGTTCCCCGAGTGGCACGCCAACGGCGTCCCCGACCTCCAGCCCTACTTCGACGTCCTCTGGGAGGACGTCGTAGCGGACCGCCGCCCCTCCTGA
- a CDS encoding SDR family oxidoreductase, with the protein MTRKAFAADALAGRVVLVTGGAGAIGSACADAAEHAGAIVVTADLPTGSPRRGRPVLPLDVTSTESVDRLVAQVLDEHGSLDAAVNVAGVGGPSARLHEYSDEDWSRVLGVNLDGLFRCLRAEVRAMLACADGSGVTGGSIVNISSVTGHVGHPGAAAYSTSKHAVEGLTRSAALEYAGDGIRVNSVVPGFIGTELLRSRRSEAEVAALASLHAVDRLGTAEEVAASVVFLLTDAASFVTGSSHVVDGGFLSGRTAPRR; encoded by the coding sequence GTGACTCGGAAGGCGTTCGCAGCCGACGCCCTGGCGGGCAGGGTCGTCCTGGTCACAGGAGGTGCCGGCGCCATCGGGTCGGCCTGCGCCGACGCCGCTGAGCACGCGGGCGCGATCGTCGTCACCGCGGACCTGCCGACCGGCTCCCCGCGCCGGGGCAGACCCGTCCTGCCGCTCGACGTCACTTCGACGGAGTCCGTGGACCGACTTGTCGCCCAGGTGCTCGACGAGCACGGCAGCCTCGACGCTGCGGTCAACGTGGCCGGGGTCGGCGGCCCCAGCGCCCGACTCCACGAGTACTCCGACGAGGACTGGTCGCGAGTGCTGGGGGTCAACCTCGACGGGCTGTTCCGCTGCCTGCGCGCGGAGGTCCGCGCGATGCTCGCCTGTGCCGACGGGTCCGGGGTGACGGGTGGGTCGATCGTCAACATCTCCTCGGTGACCGGTCATGTGGGGCACCCCGGCGCCGCGGCGTACTCCACCAGCAAGCACGCGGTGGAGGGCCTGACGAGGTCGGCGGCGCTGGAGTACGCGGGCGACGGGATCCGGGTCAACTCCGTGGTGCCGGGCTTCATCGGCACCGAGCTGCTGCGCAGCCGTCGCAGCGAGGCGGAGGTGGCTGCCCTGGCGTCGCTGCACGCGGTCGACCGGCTGGGCACCGCCGAGGAGGTGGCCGCGTCGGTGGTGTTCCTGCTCACGGATGCCGCCTCCTTCGTCACCGGTTCGAGCCACGTGGTCGACGGGGGATTCCTCTCCGGCCGAACAGCACCCAGGCGTTGA
- a CDS encoding alcohol dehydrogenase catalytic domain-containing protein gives MRAWEYDGHGVALVERPALVPGPGQVVLDVTAAGLCHSDLTLTGRPADSHPFPLPLVLGHEVAGTVREVGGGVTGVAVGDPVVVHGPWGCGECRRCRAGEENLCPRAARERIFPVGLGADGGLAEQVLVPSSRHLVRADGIAPEQAAPLTDAGLTAFTAVRLSRDAMVEGATVVVLGIGGLGHLALQLVKHLTPARVVAFDVSAAARELAAGLGADVVLDPTVAPVAAEVRALTGEDGADVVLDFVASERTLADAVACLAPGGELSVVGVGAATVPVAVKTMPLGSTVRTPYWGSRGDLDEVLELSRRGVLSVHTNTFSLDEAHRAYELMRTGGLVGRAVVLPARESW, from the coding sequence GTGCGTGCCTGGGAGTACGACGGCCATGGGGTGGCGCTGGTCGAGAGACCGGCGCTCGTCCCTGGTCCCGGCCAGGTCGTGCTCGACGTGACCGCGGCCGGGCTCTGCCACTCCGACCTCACCCTCACGGGCCGTCCGGCCGACAGCCACCCCTTCCCCCTGCCGCTGGTGCTGGGGCACGAGGTGGCCGGGACGGTGCGCGAGGTCGGCGGCGGCGTGACCGGTGTCGCCGTCGGTGACCCGGTGGTGGTGCACGGCCCGTGGGGCTGCGGCGAGTGCCGCCGGTGCCGGGCGGGGGAGGAGAACCTGTGCCCACGCGCCGCCCGTGAGCGGATCTTCCCGGTGGGGCTGGGCGCCGACGGGGGCCTTGCCGAGCAGGTGCTGGTGCCGAGCAGTCGACATCTGGTGCGGGCCGACGGCATCGCGCCGGAGCAGGCGGCCCCGCTGACCGACGCGGGGCTGACGGCCTTCACCGCGGTGCGGCTGAGCCGGGACGCCATGGTCGAGGGCGCCACAGTGGTGGTGCTCGGGATCGGCGGCCTGGGCCACCTGGCGCTTCAGCTGGTCAAGCACCTGACCCCGGCCCGTGTCGTCGCGTTCGACGTCTCGGCGGCGGCGCGCGAGCTCGCAGCCGGCCTGGGAGCCGACGTGGTCCTCGACCCGACCGTCGCCCCGGTCGCCGCGGAGGTTCGTGCCCTCACCGGTGAGGACGGGGCGGACGTCGTCCTGGACTTCGTCGCCTCCGAGCGGACGCTGGCCGACGCCGTCGCCTGTCTCGCCCCGGGCGGGGAGCTGTCGGTGGTGGGCGTGGGCGCCGCCACCGTGCCGGTCGCGGTCAAGACGATGCCGCTGGGCTCCACCGTGCGCACCCCGTACTGGGGGTCGCGCGGCGACCTGGACGAGGTGCTGGAGCTGTCGCGTCGCGGGGTTCTCTCGGTGCACACGAACACCTTCTCCCTGGATGAGGCGCACCGCGCCTACGAGCTGATGCGCACCGGCGGCCTGGTCGGCCGCGCGGTCGTCCTGCCCGCGAGGGAGTCGTGGTGA